One genomic segment of Salinigranum rubrum includes these proteins:
- a CDS encoding ornithine cyclodeaminase family domain, translated as MTASRTVELEGHIIDSGMMQQAFGIVMDMGGNFDVEEFEVGTHKEAESYCRMAVFADSDSDLQEILHELHQIGANLTDPVDAHLEAAPADRVVPTGFYSTTNHPTQVRYRGEWLDVENIEMDCAIVIESGDGEHEAQGASDGSSGDDESPRGDPRAYTKVLNAIREGDLVVTDEAGIRVDPPERPRDSSGPFGFMQGGVSSERPSESLIRQVADAMKRTKEEGGKILVVTGPALIHAGAGDELARLVREGYIDMLSAGNGFAVHDIERGLYGTSLGMDMETLEHPRKGHKHHIYTISEVIRAGGIAEAVDDGLIEEGVMYECVRNDVPYVLAGSIRDDGPLPDTITDSVEAQNAIREQAHEADMVLMLSTLLHSVAVGNCLSSTTRVVCVDINPATVTQLLDRGSSQAIGMVTDIGTFIPTLAGTILGEADEESETVEDAEEVDADDD; from the coding sequence ATGACAGCCTCCCGCACGGTCGAACTCGAGGGTCACATCATCGACTCGGGGATGATGCAGCAGGCCTTCGGCATCGTCATGGACATGGGCGGCAACTTCGACGTCGAGGAGTTCGAGGTCGGGACCCACAAGGAGGCGGAGTCGTACTGCCGGATGGCGGTGTTCGCCGACTCCGACTCGGACCTCCAGGAGATACTCCACGAACTCCACCAGATCGGGGCGAACCTCACCGACCCCGTCGACGCCCACCTCGAAGCCGCACCCGCCGACCGCGTCGTTCCGACCGGCTTCTACTCGACGACGAACCATCCGACGCAGGTCCGCTACCGGGGTGAGTGGCTCGACGTCGAAAACATCGAGATGGACTGTGCCATCGTCATCGAGTCCGGCGACGGAGAGCACGAGGCGCAGGGCGCCTCGGACGGATCGAGCGGGGACGACGAGTCCCCGCGAGGCGACCCCCGCGCGTACACGAAGGTGCTCAACGCCATCCGCGAGGGCGACCTGGTCGTCACCGACGAGGCCGGCATCAGGGTCGACCCGCCCGAGCGTCCCCGCGACTCCTCGGGTCCGTTCGGCTTCATGCAGGGTGGGGTCTCCTCGGAGCGACCCTCGGAGTCGCTCATCCGACAGGTCGCCGACGCGATGAAGCGGACGAAAGAGGAGGGCGGGAAGATACTCGTCGTCACCGGGCCGGCGCTCATCCACGCCGGCGCGGGCGACGAACTCGCCCGTCTGGTGAGAGAGGGGTACATCGACATGCTCTCGGCGGGGAACGGCTTCGCCGTCCACGACATCGAGCGCGGCCTCTACGGGACGTCGCTCGGGATGGATATGGAGACGCTCGAACACCCCCGGAAAGGGCACAAGCACCACATCTACACCATCAGCGAGGTCATCCGCGCGGGCGGTATCGCCGAGGCGGTCGACGACGGCCTGATCGAGGAGGGCGTGATGTACGAGTGCGTCCGGAACGACGTCCCGTACGTGCTGGCTGGCTCGATTCGCGACGACGGCCCCCTGCCGGACACCATCACCGACTCCGTCGAGGCGCAGAACGCCATCCGCGAGCAGGCCCACGAGGCCGACATGGTGCTCATGCTCTCGACGCTTCTGCACTCGGTCGCGGTCGGCAACTGCCTCTCGTCGACGACTCGCGTCGTCTGCGTCGACATCAACCCCGCGACGGTGACGCAGCTACTGGACAGGGGGAGTTCGCAGGCCATCGGGATGGTGACCGACATCGGGACGTTCATCCCGACGCTGGCGGGGACGATTCTCGGCGAGGCCGACGAGGAGTCGGAGACGGTCGAGGACGCCGAGGAAGTCGACGCGGACGACGACTGA
- a CDS encoding glutamate-cysteine ligase family protein, with translation MSAYDSRPIRRSIEVEYWVIDDEGRLVEPGDLVEVAAGTEREFVEPLLEIKTTPCETTAELEAELFDRLRRVLQRADELDKGLVPLATPLTHEEIDERPSERTRIQNEVVGENFEYVRHCAGTHVHVEQQPGRAVDQFNTFVALDPALALVNSSPYFRGERLCAGARSKLYRRMGYDDVPHQGWLWRYLDDADEWDRRLERRYDEFVARAVEAGVDRRTVESSFDPESAVWTPVQFREAFGTVEWRSPDTALPSQVVRLADTLASTVDHLRTTETEVRIEGDTGRIDEEGVVLPTFDSVLDYVEAAIDEGLDSDPLRAYLDRMGFDVDAFEPLSGEFDDRGRLSTAEARNIRLRYADRLAHDVQRSRVVRGD, from the coding sequence GTGTCAGCATACGATTCGAGACCGATACGGCGGAGCATCGAGGTGGAGTACTGGGTCATCGACGACGAGGGACGGCTCGTCGAACCGGGCGACCTCGTCGAAGTCGCCGCGGGGACCGAGCGGGAGTTCGTCGAGCCACTCTTGGAGATCAAGACCACACCCTGTGAGACGACGGCGGAGCTCGAGGCGGAGCTGTTCGACCGCCTTAGGCGGGTCCTGCAGCGGGCCGACGAACTCGACAAGGGGCTCGTTCCCCTGGCGACGCCGCTGACTCACGAGGAGATCGACGAGCGACCGAGCGAGCGAACCCGCATCCAGAACGAGGTCGTCGGCGAGAACTTCGAGTACGTGCGTCACTGCGCGGGGACACACGTCCACGTCGAGCAACAGCCCGGGCGCGCCGTCGACCAGTTCAACACGTTCGTCGCGCTCGATCCCGCGCTGGCGCTGGTCAACTCCTCGCCGTACTTCCGCGGCGAGCGACTGTGTGCCGGCGCGCGCTCGAAGCTCTACCGCCGAATGGGCTACGACGACGTCCCCCACCAGGGGTGGCTGTGGCGCTACCTCGACGACGCCGACGAGTGGGACCGTCGTCTCGAACGACGCTACGACGAGTTCGTCGCCCGGGCGGTCGAGGCGGGCGTCGACCGACGGACCGTCGAGTCCAGCTTCGACCCCGAGAGCGCGGTCTGGACGCCCGTCCAGTTCCGCGAGGCGTTCGGGACGGTCGAGTGGCGCTCGCCCGACACCGCGCTCCCGAGCCAGGTCGTCCGGCTGGCCGACACGCTCGCGTCGACCGTCGACCACCTCCGCACGACCGAGACCGAGGTCCGCATCGAGGGCGACACCGGACGCATCGACGAGGAGGGCGTCGTCCTCCCGACGTTCGATTCGGTCCTCGACTACGTCGAGGCCGCCATCGACGAGGGGCTCGACTCCGACCCCCTCCGTGCGTACCTCGACCGGATGGGGTTCGACGTCGACGCGTTCGAGCCGCTGTCGGGCGAGTTCGACGACCGCGGTCGGCTCTCCACTGCGGAGGCGCGTAACATCCGGCTACGGTACGCGGACCGCCTCGCACACGACGTCCAGCGGTCGCGGGTGGTCCGCGGCGACTGA
- a CDS encoding alpha/beta hydrolase: MNSRARLVDRPSKFDYSRVTVTFDSGGDACTGWLYRPDRPTDAPVVVMAGGLALPREVLRPLAERFAEAGYATFCFDYRGVGDSEGEPRGLLSPSRAVADWEEAVARVRELDGVDARSLVLWGHSLGGAHALSVAADDPRIRAVVAVAPVLSGKSLVRARPLPDVVKSLAAGVRDTVQSKLPRLGPYTVPLAGDDTDGALVPDTSFRGAYRRLTSIPDVPARSFLVLSGYQVSLDDVACPTLLVAGSYDDLAPADGLADEAADHPDATVLRVPATHLDLLDDEGTLDHTLVFLDGLFG, encoded by the coding sequence GTGAACTCCCGCGCCCGACTCGTCGACCGTCCCTCGAAGTTCGACTACTCGCGCGTCACCGTCACGTTCGACAGCGGCGGCGACGCCTGTACGGGGTGGCTGTACCGACCCGACCGTCCGACGGACGCACCCGTCGTCGTGATGGCCGGCGGCCTCGCGCTCCCCCGCGAGGTGCTCCGACCGCTGGCCGAGCGGTTCGCCGAGGCCGGCTACGCGACGTTCTGCTTCGACTACCGCGGCGTCGGCGACAGCGAGGGCGAACCGCGCGGACTGCTCTCGCCGTCGCGCGCCGTCGCCGACTGGGAGGAAGCGGTCGCGCGCGTCCGCGAACTCGACGGCGTCGACGCTCGCTCGCTCGTCCTCTGGGGGCACTCGCTCGGCGGCGCCCACGCGCTCTCCGTCGCGGCCGACGACCCCCGAATCCGTGCCGTCGTCGCCGTCGCGCCCGTCCTCTCGGGGAAGTCGCTGGTCCGCGCGCGGCCGCTCCCGGACGTGGTGAAGTCGCTCGCCGCGGGCGTCCGCGACACCGTCCAGAGCAAGCTTCCCCGCTTGGGACCGTACACGGTCCCCCTCGCCGGCGACGACACCGACGGGGCGCTCGTGCCGGACACCTCGTTCAGGGGGGCGTACCGACGGCTCACCTCGATTCCGGACGTCCCCGCCCGGTCGTTCCTGGTGCTCTCCGGATACCAGGTCTCGCTCGACGACGTCGCCTGTCCCACCCTGCTGGTCGCCGGCAGCTACGACGACCTCGCGCCCGCGGACGGCCTCGCCGACGAGGCCGCGGACCACCCCGACGCGACGGTGCTCCGGGTGCCGGCGACGCACCTCGACCTCCTCGACGACGAGGGAACGCTCGACCACACGCTCGTCTTCCTCGACGGCCTCTTCGGCTGA
- a CDS encoding DUF7511 domain-containing protein, with product MSAIEPSNQSQHTHLEELPQFDLEYLFDDDDCPTEVTIFADDPESLSTRWITIDRDFAVPLEEVR from the coding sequence ATGAGCGCCATCGAACCGTCGAACCAGAGCCAGCACACCCACCTCGAGGAACTCCCGCAGTTCGACCTCGAATACCTCTTCGACGACGACGACTGCCCGACAGAGGTAACCATCTTCGCGGACGACCCGGAGAGCCTCTCGACGCGATGGATCACCATCGACCGTGATTTCGCGGTGCCGCTCGAAGAGGTCCGCTGA